From a single Nissabacter sp. SGAir0207 genomic region:
- the alsK gene encoding allose kinase has product MQQFLGVDIGGTHTRLMVMDEQQRFSGYRKVPTASWARQADPLQGLTELIAAARPDGPLARVMLGLPGILSRDRRQVLSLPFIPALDNQPVAARLSQALGVEVAMDKDVNHLMWWDLTRLPQLPRVAVGVYLGTGMGNSLWLEGAFYHGAHGAAGELGHMPWPGETTACRCGNIGCVESVTAGHWLADWATAHAAQTPIGELFLHHAAHPDLQAFITRLAQAIAAEMNILDPEHLVLGGGVLAMPGFPQAALIAQIRRHLRAPQPAGGLAITLSDVTDETGCRGACLAAARDLSFAGSRRQA; this is encoded by the coding sequence ATGCAGCAATTTCTTGGGGTCGATATCGGCGGCACACACACCCGCCTGATGGTAATGGATGAGCAGCAACGCTTTAGCGGCTACCGCAAAGTGCCGACCGCCAGCTGGGCGCGGCAGGCCGATCCATTGCAGGGGCTGACAGAGCTGATCGCCGCCGCGCGGCCAGACGGGCCGCTGGCGCGGGTGATGCTCGGGCTGCCCGGCATTCTGTCACGCGACCGGCGGCAGGTGCTCTCGCTGCCCTTCATCCCGGCGCTGGACAACCAGCCGGTGGCGGCGCGCCTCAGCCAGGCGCTGGGGGTGGAGGTGGCGATGGACAAGGACGTCAACCACCTGATGTGGTGGGACTTAACCCGCCTGCCGCAGCTGCCGCGCGTGGCGGTCGGGGTCTACCTCGGCACCGGCATGGGCAACAGCCTGTGGCTGGAGGGGGCGTTCTACCACGGCGCGCACGGGGCCGCTGGCGAACTGGGCCACATGCCGTGGCCGGGCGAGACCACCGCCTGCCGCTGCGGCAACATTGGCTGCGTGGAGAGCGTCACCGCTGGCCACTGGCTGGCGGACTGGGCCACCGCCCACGCCGCGCAGACGCCGATTGGCGAGCTGTTTCTGCACCACGCGGCGCACCCGGATTTGCAGGCGTTCATCACCCGGCTGGCGCAGGCGATTGCCGCCGAGATGAACATCCTCGACCCGGAGCATCTGGTGCTGGGCGGCGGGGTGCTGGCGATGCCCGGCTTCCCGCAGGCGGCGCTGATTGCGCAGATCCGTCGCCATCTGCGCGCGCCACAGCCGGCCGGCGGGCTGGCGATCACCCTGAGCGACGTCACTGACGAGACCGGCTGCCGTGGTGCCTGTCTGGCCGCCGCGCGTGACCTTTCCTTTGCCGGCAGCAGGAGGCAGGCATGA
- the alsE gene encoding D-allulose 6-phosphate 3-epimerase, whose amino-acid sequence MDYKISPSLMCMNLMEIRQQLAVLNRRADMLHIDIMDGHFVKNITLSPFFIEQIRPHTPLVLDVHLMVEHPTDFIVPIAEAGADFICPHAETINRDAFRVINQIRSLGKKVGVVLNPATPVEYIRHYIHLLDKITVMTVDPGYAGQPFIPEMLGKIRQLRDLKREQGHRYLIEIDGSCNSRTYHDLMGAGAEVLIVGTSGLFNLDSDLDAAWEKMLDQMRQAA is encoded by the coding sequence ATGGACTACAAAATTTCGCCCTCGCTGATGTGCATGAACCTGATGGAGATCCGCCAGCAGCTGGCGGTGCTCAATCGCCGCGCCGACATGCTGCACATCGACATCATGGATGGGCACTTTGTGAAAAACATCACCCTGTCGCCCTTCTTTATTGAGCAGATCCGCCCGCACACGCCGCTGGTGCTGGACGTGCACCTGATGGTGGAGCACCCGACCGACTTTATCGTGCCGATTGCCGAGGCCGGGGCGGACTTCATCTGCCCGCACGCCGAAACCATCAACCGCGACGCCTTCCGCGTGATCAACCAGATCCGCTCGCTTGGCAAAAAGGTGGGCGTGGTGCTCAACCCGGCGACGCCGGTGGAGTACATCCGCCACTACATCCACCTGCTGGACAAGATCACCGTGATGACGGTCGATCCCGGCTACGCTGGCCAGCCCTTCATCCCAGAGATGCTCGGCAAGATCCGCCAGTTGCGCGACCTGAAGCGCGAGCAGGGCCACCGCTACCTGATAGAGATTGATGGCTCCTGCAACAGCCGTACCTACCACGACCTGATGGGCGCGGGCGCGGAAGTGCTGATTGTCGGCACCTCCGGGCTGTTCAATCTGGACAGTGATTTGGATGCGGCGTGGGAAAAGATGCTCGATCAGATGCGCCAGGCGGCGTAA
- the recJ gene encoding single-stranded-DNA-specific exonuclease RecJ: MITQTTLRRREAAEAGALPAGLSPLLRRLYAARGVRQPEELERGVRGLLSYQQLGGIDQAVALLQQALADRRRIMVVGDFDADGATSTALTVLALRSMGGSEVSYLVPNRFDDGYGLSPEVVEQAAARGAELILTVDNGISSHAGVALAHEKGLQVLVTDHHLPGDTLPEADAIVNPNLATCAFPSKSLAGVGVAFYLMLALRSALRDAGWFAQRGLAEPNLAEMLDLVALGTVADVVPLDANNRILVYQGLNRIRAGKCRPGIRALLEVSGREARTLAASDLGFGLGPRLNAAGRLDDMSIGVALLLSDDLAQARALANDLDALNQTRREIEQGMQMEALALCNQLERSTTVLPSGLAMYHPEWHQGVVGILASRIKERFNRPVIAFAPAGEGVLKGSGRSIAGLHMRDALERIDTLHPGLMMKFGGHAMAAGLSLEEAHFERFRDCFAELVGEWLDPSQLEGVIWSDGELAPQQLTLETAELLRDGGPWGQAFPEPTFDGVFRILQQRLVGERHLKLMVEPLGGGPLLDGIAFNIDTTQWPDTSIREVQLAYRLDVNEFRGNRSVQLLIQHLWPR, translated from the coding sequence GTGATCACGCAAACAACCCTGCGCCGCCGTGAGGCGGCCGAGGCCGGGGCGCTGCCCGCCGGTCTCTCCCCGCTGCTGCGCCGCCTCTACGCCGCGCGCGGCGTCCGCCAGCCAGAAGAGCTGGAGCGCGGCGTGCGCGGCCTGCTCAGCTACCAGCAACTGGGCGGCATTGATCAGGCGGTGGCGCTGCTGCAACAGGCGCTGGCCGATCGTCGACGCATCATGGTGGTCGGCGACTTTGACGCCGACGGCGCCACCAGCACCGCCCTGACGGTGCTGGCGTTGCGCAGCATGGGCGGCAGCGAGGTGAGCTATCTGGTGCCTAACCGCTTCGACGATGGCTACGGCCTCAGCCCGGAGGTGGTGGAGCAGGCGGCGGCGCGCGGCGCGGAGCTGATCCTGACGGTCGATAACGGCATCTCCTCCCACGCGGGCGTGGCGCTGGCGCATGAGAAGGGGCTTCAGGTGCTGGTCACCGACCACCACCTGCCGGGCGATACCCTGCCGGAGGCGGACGCCATCGTGAACCCCAATCTGGCGACCTGCGCCTTTCCCTCCAAGTCGTTGGCCGGTGTGGGCGTCGCCTTCTACCTGATGCTGGCGCTGCGCAGCGCCCTGCGCGACGCTGGCTGGTTCGCCCAGCGCGGGCTGGCGGAGCCGAATCTGGCGGAGATGCTTGATCTGGTGGCGCTCGGCACGGTGGCGGACGTGGTGCCGCTGGATGCCAACAACCGCATTTTGGTCTACCAAGGGCTGAACCGCATCCGCGCTGGCAAGTGCCGCCCCGGCATCCGCGCGCTGCTGGAGGTCTCCGGGCGCGAGGCGCGCACCCTGGCGGCCAGTGACCTTGGCTTTGGCCTGGGGCCACGGCTGAACGCTGCTGGCCGGCTGGATGATATGTCGATTGGCGTGGCGCTGCTGCTGAGCGACGACCTCGCACAGGCGCGGGCGCTGGCCAACGATCTCGACGCCCTCAACCAGACGCGGCGCGAGATTGAGCAGGGGATGCAGATGGAGGCGCTGGCGCTCTGCAACCAGCTGGAGCGCAGCACCACCGTGCTCCCTTCCGGTCTGGCGATGTACCACCCGGAGTGGCATCAGGGGGTGGTGGGCATCCTCGCCTCGCGCATCAAAGAGCGCTTCAATCGCCCGGTGATCGCCTTCGCCCCGGCGGGCGAGGGGGTGCTGAAAGGTTCTGGCCGCTCCATCGCTGGCCTGCACATGCGTGACGCGCTGGAGCGCATCGACACCCTCCACCCCGGTTTGATGATGAAGTTCGGCGGCCACGCGATGGCGGCCGGGCTGTCGCTGGAGGAGGCGCACTTTGAGCGCTTCCGCGACTGCTTCGCCGAGCTGGTGGGCGAGTGGCTGGATCCTTCGCAGCTGGAGGGGGTGATCTGGTCGGATGGCGAACTGGCGCCGCAGCAACTGACGCTGGAGACCGCCGAGCTGCTGCGCGACGGCGGCCCGTGGGGGCAGGCGTTCCCGGAGCCGACCTTTGATGGCGTGTTCCGCATCCTGCAACAGCGGCTGGTGGGCGAGCGCCACCTCAAGCTGATGGTGGAGCCGCTCGGCGGTGGCCCGCTGCTGGATGGCATCGCTTTCAACATCGACACCACCCAGTGGCCGGACACCAGCATCCGCGAGGTGCAGCTTGCCTACCGGCTGGATGTCAACGAGTTCCGTGGCAACCGCAGCGTGCAGCTGCTGATCCAGCATCTGTGGCCGCGCTAG
- a CDS encoding HD domain-containing protein yields the protein MSLISSALDFGSLTEVFQFLMEIDKLKTVERRTKVLGTSRQENSAEHSWHFAVAAMTLAPYADEGLDVQKVIQMALLHDIVEIDAGDVLVYDLAGRAAVQEQEQAAAQRLFGLLPSPQRERFLGLWQEYEAGETPEARFALVIDRVLPVLMNLNNQGQSWVENGIRLEQVLSRNAFIGEIHPELWRHLEGHLQDAQRQGWLK from the coding sequence ATGTCATTGATTTCGAGTGCGCTGGATTTCGGTTCCCTGACCGAGGTGTTCCAATTCCTGATGGAGATCGACAAGCTGAAAACCGTAGAGCGCCGCACCAAGGTGCTCGGCACCAGCCGGCAGGAGAACTCCGCCGAACATAGCTGGCACTTTGCGGTGGCGGCGATGACGCTGGCTCCCTACGCCGACGAGGGGCTGGACGTGCAGAAGGTGATCCAGATGGCGCTGCTGCATGACATCGTGGAGATCGACGCGGGCGACGTGCTGGTGTATGACCTGGCGGGCCGCGCCGCGGTACAGGAACAGGAGCAGGCTGCCGCACAGCGGCTGTTTGGCCTGCTGCCGTCGCCGCAGCGCGAGCGCTTCCTCGGCCTGTGGCAGGAGTATGAGGCGGGCGAAACGCCGGAGGCGCGCTTCGCGCTAGTAATCGACCGCGTCCTGCCGGTGCTGATGAACCTCAATAACCAAGGGCAGAGCTGGGTGGAGAATGGCATCCGGCTGGAGCAGGTGCTGAGCCGCAACGCCTTCATCGGCGAGATCCACCCGGAGCTGTGGCGGCATTTGGAAGGCCACCTGCAAGACGCCCAGCGTCAGGGCTGGCTGAAGTAA
- a CDS encoding protein YgfX, whose protein sequence is MAQWRCDLRVSWRTQILSLLLHGGLILLVLLAPWPEGYTLVWLALLVPLVFQCIRSQKRISACHGEMVFLSPQRLRWKQREWECVGSPWLLRSGAIMLLKPLAGAESLPFWQRRRQRFWLASDALSPEAWRHFRAYMQSGAGQGEA, encoded by the coding sequence GTGGCCCAGTGGCGATGTGATCTCCGCGTCTCCTGGCGTACCCAGATCCTCTCCCTGTTGCTGCATGGCGGCCTGATCCTGCTGGTGCTACTGGCCCCCTGGCCGGAGGGCTACACGCTGGTGTGGCTGGCGCTGCTGGTGCCGCTGGTGTTCCAGTGCATCCGCAGCCAAAAGCGCATCTCGGCCTGCCACGGCGAGATGGTGTTCCTGTCGCCGCAGCGCCTGCGCTGGAAGCAGCGGGAGTGGGAGTGTGTCGGCTCGCCTTGGCTGTTGCGCAGTGGGGCCATCATGCTGCTCAAGCCGCTGGCTGGCGCAGAGAGCCTGCCGTTCTGGCAGCGCCGCCGCCAGCGGTTTTGGCTGGCCTCTGACGCGCTGTCGCCAGAGGCATGGCGCCACTTCCGCGCCTACATGCAGAGCGGCGCGGGGCAGGGGGAGGCGTAG
- the xerD gene encoding site-specific tyrosine recombinase XerD: MRHNDGRDHFTPGASVTQLEHDHSLIEQFLDALWLERNLAQNTLDSYRIDLHTLAAWLHHHQSGLLAADTPALQAFLTERVEGGYKASSSARLVSAMRRLFQYLYREKQRTDDPSALLASPKLPQRLPKDLSEAQVEALLQAPSPENPLELRDKAMLEVLYATGLRVSELVGLTLSDVSLRQGVVRVIGKGNKERLVPLGEEAIHWLENYLEFGRPWLLNGQTLDIVFPSNRSQKMTRQTFWHRIKHYAILAGIDSDRLSPHVLRHAFATHLLNHGADLRVVQMLLGHSDLSTTQIYTHVATERLKQLHQQHHPRA; the protein is encoded by the coding sequence ATGAGGCATAATGACGGCCGAGATCACTTCACTCCGGGAGCCAGCGTGACACAGCTTGAGCATGACCACAGCCTGATTGAACAGTTCCTCGACGCCCTGTGGCTGGAGCGCAACCTGGCGCAAAATACGCTCGATTCCTACCGCATTGACCTGCACACGCTGGCGGCCTGGCTGCACCACCACCAGAGCGGCCTGCTGGCCGCCGACACCCCAGCGTTGCAGGCGTTTCTGACGGAGCGCGTCGAGGGCGGCTACAAGGCCAGCAGCTCGGCGCGGCTGGTCAGCGCCATGCGCCGCCTGTTCCAGTACCTCTACCGGGAGAAGCAGCGCACCGATGACCCGAGCGCGCTGCTGGCCTCGCCCAAGCTGCCGCAGCGGCTGCCGAAAGACCTGAGCGAGGCGCAGGTGGAGGCGCTGTTGCAGGCACCTAGCCCCGAGAACCCGCTGGAGCTGCGCGACAAGGCGATGCTCGAGGTGCTCTACGCCACCGGGCTGCGCGTCTCGGAGCTGGTGGGCCTGACCCTGAGCGATGTCAGCCTGCGTCAGGGCGTGGTGCGGGTGATCGGCAAGGGCAACAAGGAGCGGCTGGTGCCGCTCGGCGAGGAGGCGATCCACTGGCTGGAGAACTACCTGGAGTTTGGCCGCCCGTGGCTGCTGAATGGCCAGACCCTCGACATCGTGTTCCCCAGCAACCGCAGCCAGAAGATGACGCGCCAGACCTTCTGGCACCGCATCAAGCACTATGCGATTCTGGCTGGCATTGACAGCGACCGGCTCTCGCCCCACGTGCTGCGCCACGCCTTTGCCACCCATCTGCTGAACCACGGCGCGGATCTGCGTGTCGTACAGATGCTGCTGGGCCATAGCGATCTCTCCACCACGCAGATCTACACCCATGTGGCAACGGAACGGCTGAAGCAGCTTCATCAACAGCATCATCCCCGCGCCTGA
- the ygfZ gene encoding tRNA-modifying protein YgfZ, with the protein MAYHTPFPPQKPSASSHLPLTLISLEEWALVNVTGADAVTYLQGQVTADVAALAGQHTLCAHCDAKGKMWSNLRLFPHGEGWAYLERRSVRDSQLAEIKKYAVFSKVAFTADDEAALLGVAGFQARAALAGLFDELPTAERPVVQQGDSTLLHFSLPAERFLLVTRADKASELMDKLGGEAQFNDSQQWLALEIEAGYPVIDTANSAQFIPQATNLQALPAGISFSKGCYAGQEMVARAKYRGANKRALYWLAGQASRVPAAGEDLELQMGENWRRTGTVLAAVQLNDGTVWVQVVMNNDQAPESRFRVRDDANGALAIQPLPYSLVEEK; encoded by the coding sequence ATGGCGTATCACACCCCGTTTCCCCCGCAAAAGCCCTCGGCATCGTCCCATCTGCCCCTGACCCTGATCTCCCTTGAGGAGTGGGCGCTGGTCAACGTCACCGGCGCTGACGCGGTGACCTACTTGCAGGGCCAGGTTACCGCTGACGTGGCCGCGCTCGCTGGCCAGCACACGCTGTGCGCGCACTGTGACGCCAAGGGCAAGATGTGGAGCAACCTGCGTCTGTTCCCGCATGGCGAGGGTTGGGCCTATCTGGAGCGCCGCAGCGTGCGTGACAGCCAGCTGGCCGAGATCAAGAAGTACGCGGTGTTCTCCAAAGTGGCCTTTACCGCGGATGATGAGGCGGCGCTGCTCGGCGTGGCCGGTTTTCAGGCGCGCGCCGCACTGGCCGGGCTGTTTGACGAACTGCCGACCGCCGAGCGGCCGGTGGTGCAGCAGGGCGACTCCACGCTGCTGCACTTCTCCCTGCCGGCGGAGCGCTTCCTGCTGGTCACCCGCGCCGATAAGGCGAGTGAACTGATGGACAAGCTGGGCGGCGAGGCGCAGTTCAATGACAGCCAGCAGTGGCTGGCGCTGGAGATTGAGGCGGGCTACCCGGTGATTGATACCGCCAACAGCGCGCAGTTCATCCCGCAGGCCACCAACTTGCAGGCGCTGCCAGCGGGCATCAGCTTCAGCAAGGGCTGCTACGCCGGGCAGGAGATGGTGGCGCGCGCCAAGTACCGTGGCGCGAACAAGCGCGCGCTCTACTGGCTGGCGGGTCAGGCCAGCCGCGTGCCAGCCGCTGGCGAGGATCTGGAGTTGCAGATGGGCGAGAACTGGCGGCGCACCGGTACGGTGCTGGCGGCGGTACAGCTGAATGACGGCACGGTCTGGGTACAGGTGGTGATGAACAACGATCAGGCACCGGAGAGCCGCTTCCGCGTGCGCGACGACGCCAATGGCGCGCTTGCCATCCAGCCGCTGCCCTACTCGCTGGTGGAGGAGAAGTAA
- a CDS encoding hemolysin III family protein, translating into MRSTPPAISRSVPYPWAEELANSLSHGVGVIFGIVGLVLLLMQALHEGAGAVALTSYSLYGGSMILLYLASTLYHAIPHHRAKYWLKKIDHCAIYLLIAGTYTPFLLVGLDSPLARGLMAVIWGLALVGVLFKLAFAHRFEALSLVTYLTMGWLSLIVIYQLARALPVGGVALLAIGGVIYSLGVIFYASRRWRFGHAIWHGFVLGGSVCHFLAIYLYV; encoded by the coding sequence ATGCGTTCAACCCCACCCGCAATTTCCCGTTCTGTTCCCTACCCTTGGGCCGAGGAGCTGGCCAACAGCCTCAGCCACGGCGTTGGCGTAATCTTTGGCATCGTCGGGCTGGTACTGCTGCTGATGCAGGCGCTGCATGAGGGCGCGGGCGCCGTGGCGCTCACCAGCTACAGCCTGTATGGCGGCAGCATGATTTTGCTCTACCTGGCCTCGACGCTCTACCACGCCATTCCGCACCACCGGGCGAAGTACTGGCTGAAGAAGATTGACCACTGCGCCATCTACCTGTTGATTGCGGGCACCTACACCCCCTTCTTGCTGGTGGGGCTGGACTCGCCGCTGGCGCGCGGGTTGATGGCGGTAATCTGGGGGCTGGCGCTGGTCGGCGTGCTGTTCAAGCTGGCGTTTGCCCACCGCTTTGAGGCGCTGTCGCTGGTGACCTACCTGACGATGGGCTGGCTGTCGCTGATTGTCATCTACCAGCTGGCGCGGGCGCTGCCGGTGGGTGGGGTGGCGCTGCTGGCGATTGGCGGGGTGATCTACAGCCTCGGCGTCATCTTCTACGCCTCGCGGCGCTGGCGCTTTGGCCACGCCATCTGGCACGGCTTTGTGCTCGGCGGCAGCGTCTGCCACTTTCTGGCGATCTATCTCTACGTGTAG
- the rbsK gene encoding ribokinase has protein sequence MSNKVCVFGSFNLDIVAGMARFPQPGESLIARNSMMGAGGKGANQAIAALRAGARVHYIGKVGRDDFGQFARRHLDSAGFDAVTLFTTGERPTGNALIYVAGEDAENMIAVDPGANLTVSEQEIDQCRPAIAAADILLTQLENNLPAVERAIALAREAGTSVILNPAPFQPVPDALLQQVDLLTPNATECSLLSGVTVTDVASAREAAAVLHRKGIARLIVTLGTQGALLSLEGETTLVPACRATPVDTTGAGDAFNGALAAQLAAGSGLAQAVRFATAYAAVCVERPGAAASMPSHAEALARLQAG, from the coding sequence ATGAGCAATAAAGTGTGTGTGTTTGGATCGTTCAACCTGGACATCGTCGCGGGCATGGCGCGCTTCCCCCAGCCGGGCGAGTCGCTGATTGCGCGCAACAGCATGATGGGCGCGGGCGGCAAGGGGGCCAACCAAGCGATTGCCGCGCTGCGCGCCGGTGCGCGCGTCCACTACATCGGCAAGGTGGGGCGGGATGATTTCGGCCAGTTCGCCCGCCGCCACCTCGACAGCGCCGGTTTTGATGCCGTGACGCTGTTCACCACCGGCGAGCGGCCGACCGGCAACGCGCTGATCTACGTGGCGGGGGAGGATGCGGAGAACATGATCGCAGTAGACCCCGGCGCGAACCTGACGGTCAGCGAGCAGGAGATTGATCAGTGCCGCCCGGCGATTGCCGCGGCCGACATCCTGCTGACCCAATTGGAGAACAACTTGCCAGCGGTGGAGCGCGCCATCGCGCTGGCGCGTGAGGCGGGCACCTCGGTGATCCTCAACCCGGCGCCGTTCCAGCCGGTGCCGGACGCGCTGCTGCAACAGGTTGACCTACTGACGCCCAACGCCACCGAGTGCTCGCTGCTCAGCGGCGTGACGGTGACGGACGTGGCCTCGGCGCGTGAGGCGGCGGCGGTGCTGCACCGCAAGGGGATTGCGCGGCTGATCGTCACCCTCGGCACCCAGGGGGCGCTGCTGTCGCTGGAGGGGGAGACCACGCTGGTGCCAGCCTGCCGCGCCACGCCGGTCGATACCACCGGCGCGGGCGATGCCTTCAACGGCGCGCTGGCGGCGCAACTGGCGGCCGGCAGTGGGCTGGCGCAGGCGGTGCGGTTTGCCACCGCCTATGCGGCGGTGTGCGTCGAGCGGCCGGGGGCGGCGGCCTCCATGCCGAGCCACGCAGAGGCGCTGGCGCGACTGCAGGCGGGGTAG
- the sdhE gene encoding FAD assembly factor SdhE, translating into MDINNKARIHWACRRGMRELDIAIMPFFEHEYDTLSEADKTLFVRLLQCDDPDLFNWLMNHGAPQDEALQRMVTLIQTRNKARGPVAM; encoded by the coding sequence ATGGATATTAACAATAAGGCCCGCATTCACTGGGCATGTCGCCGCGGTATGCGCGAGCTGGACATCGCCATCATGCCGTTCTTCGAGCATGAGTACGACACGCTGTCTGAGGCCGACAAAACCCTGTTTGTCCGCCTGTTGCAGTGCGATGACCCGGATCTCTTCAACTGGCTGATGAATCACGGCGCGCCGCAGGATGAGGCGTTGCAGCGCATGGTTACCCTGATTCAGACGCGAAATAAAGCCCGTGGCCCAGTGGCGATGTGA
- the fldB gene encoding flavodoxin FldB, giving the protein MKIGLFYGSSTCYTEMAAEKIRDILGEELVDLHNLRDADPKLMEEYPVLILGIPTWDFGELQEDWEAVWNQLVTLSLKGKIVALYGMGDQAGYGEWFLDALGMLHDQLKPKGVHFIGYWPIEGFEFSSPKPLTPDGKHFVGLALDDVNQYELSDERIQQWCEQILQEMAPLL; this is encoded by the coding sequence ATGAAGATTGGTCTGTTTTACGGTTCGAGCACCTGTTATACCGAGATGGCAGCGGAGAAGATCCGTGACATTCTGGGCGAGGAGCTGGTCGATCTGCATAACCTGCGCGATGCCGATCCCAAGCTGATGGAGGAGTACCCGGTGCTGATCCTCGGCATCCCGACCTGGGATTTTGGCGAGTTGCAGGAGGATTGGGAGGCGGTCTGGAACCAACTCGTGACCCTAAGCCTGAAGGGTAAGATTGTCGCCCTGTATGGCATGGGCGACCAGGCCGGCTACGGTGAATGGTTCCTGGACGCGCTCGGGATGCTGCACGATCAGCTCAAACCCAAGGGCGTGCACTTTATCGGCTACTGGCCCATCGAGGGCTTCGAGTTCTCCAGTCCGAAACCGCTGACGCCCGATGGCAAGCACTTCGTCGGGCTGGCGCTGGATGACGTGAACCAGTATGAGCTGAGCGATGAGCGCATCCAGCAGTGGTGCGAGCAGATCCTCCAGGAGATGGCACCGCTGCTGTAG
- the dsbC gene encoding bifunctional protein-disulfide isomerase/oxidoreductase DsbC: MKNPIMSLALLAAMFCGGAQADDAAIINSLKSLGVQHMEIQPAPVAGLKTILTENGVLYATDDGRYMVQGPLYDVSGKQPVNITNRLLLKKLDSLEGEMIVYKAAQQRHVITVFTDITCGYCHKLHEQMKEYNALGITVRYLAFPRQGLASATEKQMQSIWCAADRNRAFDDAMRGDAPSPATCQTDISRHFELGVQFGVSGTPAIVLENGAMVPGYQPPKEMAAMLDAQKASHNENN, translated from the coding sequence ATGAAAAACCCGATCATGTCGCTGGCCCTGCTGGCCGCGATGTTCTGTGGCGGCGCGCAGGCGGATGACGCCGCCATCATCAACAGCCTGAAGAGCCTCGGCGTGCAGCATATGGAGATCCAGCCCGCGCCGGTGGCTGGCCTGAAGACCATCCTGACCGAGAATGGCGTGCTCTACGCCACCGACGATGGCCGCTATATGGTGCAGGGGCCGCTGTATGACGTCAGCGGCAAGCAGCCGGTCAACATCACCAACCGCCTGCTGCTGAAAAAACTCGACAGCCTCGAGGGCGAGATGATCGTCTACAAGGCCGCACAGCAGCGCCATGTGATCACCGTCTTCACCGACATTACCTGCGGCTACTGCCACAAGCTGCATGAGCAGATGAAAGAGTACAACGCGCTGGGCATCACGGTGCGCTATCTCGCCTTCCCACGGCAGGGGCTGGCCTCGGCCACCGAGAAGCAAATGCAATCGATCTGGTGCGCCGCCGACCGCAACCGCGCCTTCGATGACGCGATGCGTGGCGACGCGCCGTCGCCGGCCACCTGCCAGACTGATATCAGCCGCCACTTCGAGCTGGGCGTGCAGTTTGGCGTCTCCGGCACGCCAGCCATCGTGCTGGAGAATGGCGCGATGGTGCCGGGCTACCAGCCGCCGAAAGAGATGGCAGCGATGCTGGATGCCCAGAAGGCGTCACACAATGAGAATAATTGA